The Stutzerimonas stutzeri RCH2 genomic interval GCGCCTCGCGGGCAGCGGTGAAGCCCTCCCCGTTCATTTCTTCAGGGCTGAACGGATAGAGCACCAGCAAGCCGATGGCGATGGCCAGCCAGAACAGACTGCGCAGGAAAATCTGCAGCCAGGTGAACACCAGGCCCGCAATACGCGCTTCGCGATCCGTCGGGCAGGCCATGCTGCGCTGCGCCAGGTAGCCGGTGCCATCGGAGTTCATCTGGAACAGCCACTGCAGGCCAACGATCACCAGGAACGGCATCAGCGCCTCGCCTGCGTTGCTGGGCGGCGCGAACGACAGCATCTTGGCCGCCTGCTCACTGCCGTAGAGCTCGACGATGCGGTCCGTCAGCCCGCCAAGCCCCCCCGCTGCATCGACTACGAACCAGGCGTATGCCAGCGTACCGAGCATAGCCACACTGAATTGCATCACGTCGGTCTGCACCACCGCACGCAAGCCGCCGGTGATGGAATACATCGCGGTGAAGGCGAGGATCAGCAGAATCGAAATCAGATTGTTGGTGCTGGTCGTCAGTTGATCGAGCCCGCTGATGCTCTCACCCAAGCGGATCCCGCTGGATTCGACCGCTCCCGTGATCACCGCGTAGATCCCGCCCGGCAGCCACTCGTGCCAGGGCAGGAACACTTCGGCGATGCGAATGGCCGCCACCAGCACCATCGCCAGCACGACGCAGTTGATTACCGTGCCGTAGTAGATGGCCTTGAACAATCGCAGAGGGACGACGGCAGGCCCGCTGTAACGCACGCGCGTGAGCTCCGCATCGGTGAGCACCCCGGCGCGACGCCAACCCGAAGCGAATACCCAGGCCAGCAGCAGAAACGCCAGACCGTAGATCCACAACCGCCAGAGCGCAAAAACCCCGGCAGTCGCAACGAGACCGCTGACCAGCAACGGCGTGTCGGCGGCGAACTGCGTGGCAGACATCGAAACGCCAGCACGCCAGCCCTTGATGGTGCGTCCGGCTAGAAAGTATTCGTCGAGGCTTTGTGATGCCTTGGTGCGCGCACGCATCCCTGCCGAGAGGCCGTAAACGATGAATGCAAGCACGATCAGTAGATCCAACATCTTGTTATTCCTGTCGTTGGAAGCGCTACAGGGTGAGAGCGCCCAGACGGAGGAAAAGATGCAATGAGCGGATGAACGGCATTACTCATGCAGCGAAGGTTCGTCCACCGGGGTACAAGCGCTAGACTGGCGCCTTCGAAAACAGCCGGGATGGCCATGTCCGCACTTGCCTATTCGCAGCTTCCGCACCACCTGCAGCCTTTGCTGGCGAAGTTCTATCGTGCCCACAACAGCCGAAACCGCATACGCACCGAAGCCGTATGTTGGGTAGCAAAGCGTGGCGATATCGTCGGAGGACTGTGCCTTACACCTGTGGAAGAGGGGCAGTTCCTGACGGGTCTGCTAGTGACCCCGACGGAGCGAAACCGCGGAATTGGTGCGCAACTGGTGCGCAACGCAGTGGCGTCCAGCGCAGGACCGGTCTGGCTATTCTGCAAACCGGAGCTTGTCGATTTCTATTCACGTCTTGGATTTTCGGTTGCGAATCGACTGCCAGCAGCCCTTGCAGACCGGCTTACGCGTTATAGACGCAGCAAAACGCTGGTCGCGTTGCAGAACGACCGAAGGATGATGTCAGTGCCCAACGCCACCCTGAAAATCGCCATCGCATGCCTGCTGGACGAGTGCGGCCGCATCCTGGTGGTACGTAAACGCGGGACGCGCTTCTTCATGCTCCCAGGCGGCAAGGCCGAGATTGGCGAAACACCGCTGCAAACCCTCCGACGCGAGCTGCAAGAGGAACTGGATCTGCCGCTCGAAGACAATGATTTCGATCCATTGGGCCACTTTCAGGCGCCAGCCGCCAACGAACCGGATCATCAGGTGGAAGCTGATGTATTCATCGCACGGCTGCCTCGCGCGGTGACCGTGCACGCCGAGCTGGAGGAGATGGGTTGGTTGGAAGCAGCGCCGTGCGAGCGGGACGACATCGCGCCACTATTGCGCAGCCATGTCATGCCAGCCCTCCTGGCACGCATGGCACAGGCCGAAAGCGTGGCCTGCTGCGCTGAGCCATCCGATCAAGGCGAAATAGGATCGCTCGCCGGAAAGGTCTCTTCGATTGCCTCATCAAGCTGATCTTCATCAGCCTCATCCGGCCGCCGGGCCACGTCGTCGCGCTCTTCGGGTGACGGGTCGTTATGCTGGTTGCCATTCATTTTCGCTCTCCGCTGATGGACTCCATTCCTTAGGCCGTACCCCGGCCACTCGGTTCAGCGAGACTTTTTTACAGGCAAAAAAAAAGGGGCGGGTTTGACCCCGCCCGCCTCCTTCCTTGTTCCCTATATCCCTTCTCATCTTCCTGGATGACACCGCTTCCTGCGATGGTCCCTGACCTTCGTCCTGAAGGCCGCGCTAATCCCTGAGCACGAGTGCGATATTAATGATTGGCCGATGACCAGCAAGCTGACGCTTATCCGCAGTGGAATGTACAGACTACCGCTCCCTGACCATAAATATTCGGTTTATCAGGTACTTAGAGCGAGAAAAAATCAGAGATCGTCGGCTGCTGCGACTAATTTGAGAGCTTTGCTTACAGCGCTTGTAAGTGAATGCTTACAAGCGAAGAAGCGGAAACGGAGAATCGGACAAAACGGATTAATCCAATGGATCGACCATTGGACGGGTAATGCGGGAGTTTGGCTGTGGAACTGAGATGTCGGGCGAGGCAGCGCCAAGCCCGACAGTAGTTCTATTGAAACAGCGCGTCACTCGACAGGCCGTTACGCTCCAGAATCTCGCGAAGACGTCGCAGCGCCTCGACCTGAATCTGGCGGACACGCTCACGGGTCAGGCCGATTTCCTGCCCTACCTCCTCGAGCGTCGAGGCTTCATGGCCGCGCAGCCCGAAGCGGCGGATCACCACTTCTCGCTGCTTCTCGGAAAGATCGGAAAGCCACTGATCGATGCTGTTAGACAGATCGTCGTCCAGCAGCAGCTCGCAGGGATCGGTCGGCCGATCGTCGGTCAGGGTATCGAGCAACGTCTTGTCAGTGTCCGGACCAAGCGAAACATCCACCGAAGTGACCCGCTCGTTGAGCCCCAGCATGCGCTTGACCTCACCAACCGGCTTCTCCAGCAGATTGGCAATCTCTTCCGGGCTGGGCTCGTGATCGAGCTTCTGGGTCAGCTCGCGCGCCGCACGCAGGTAGACATTCAGTTCCTTGACCACATGAATCGGCAACCGAATCGTGCGGGTCTGATTCATGATCGCCCGCTCGATGGTCTGCCGTATCCACCAGGTCGCATAGGTGGAGAAACGGAAGCCACGCTCGGGATCGAATTTCTCGACCGCGCGGATCAGACCGAGATTGCCCTCCTCGACCAGATCGAGCAACGACAGTCCACGGTTGACGTATCGCCGAGCGATCTTCACCACCAACCGCAGGTTGCTTTCGATCATGCGCTTGCGCCCCGCCGGATCGCCTTTTTGAGCGAGGCGCGCGAAGTGCACTTCTTCTTCAGGTGTCAGGAGGGGGGAGAAGCCGATTTCGTTGAGATACAACTGGGTTGCATCCAGGGCCCGGTTGTAATCGATGAACTTGTGCTGTTTGCTGGATGCAGCCTTGGGTCTGCCTGCTGTGGCAGCCCTGGTCACGTTGCTTTTCTGGTCGAGGTGGATGGGCGTTTCCATAAGCAGAACCGCATCGTCGACGTCAAACTCCAGCGCTTGGTCTTTAAGTGCCATTTTATTCTTGTCCTGTTCCGAGTTCGACAACAGGCCCAAGCGACGCGGGTCCCTGGCTACGCTCAAGCCCAACCTAGTGCTGGAACAGGCAGGCGACAGGTCAACGTCTTGGCAGATATTGCAGCGGGTCTACAGGTTTGCCCTGGCGGCGAATTTCGAAGTGCAGCTTCACCCGGTCGGTTCCCGTCGATCCCATCTCGGCAATACTTTGCCCAGCCTTGACTTGTTGGCCCTCCCGCACCAGCAGCCTGCGGTTGTGTCCGTAGGCGCTTACATAGGTATCGCTGTGCTTGATGATCACAAGTTCGCCGTAACCCCGTAATCCACTACCGGCGTACACAACAGTTCCATCAGAAGCAGCCAGGACAGGCTGTCCTAATTCCCCAGCGATATCAATTCCTTTATTCAAACTACCGTTTGACGAGAATCGACCGATGATTGCGCCGTTCGCCGGCCATGCCCAACCGCTTGCCGAACGGGCGACCGGCGTCACTTGAGTGCTCGCCGGCGGAGCAGCTGGAGGCTGGCTTGAAGGCGTGGTGATAGCGGGCTGGCGCGGTATCGGCGTGGCGACGACCACAGGACTCGATGGAGCAGGCGCCGGTGCAGGCTGCGGTGCTGGCCGTGGCGCAGCGGACGCAACACGCGACGAACCGCCATCGAAGCGGATCTTCTGTCCTGGATAGATGACATGTGGTGGCTGAATACCATTGACCCGCGCCAGCTCACGCCAGTCCCAACCAAAGCGGAAGGCGATGGACCAGAGGGTGTCACCTCGACGGACAATGTACTGGCCGCTGGTGACGCGGTCGCGCTGGTTGCGATCGACGACCTGCACACCTCCACCCTGGGGTGACGAGGCACAACCAACCAGCGTTCCGGTTATCACCAGAACGCCGAGCATCGAACGGACCATGGGGTCGCGAATCCACTGCGGTACTGCTGTGAGCCTCAATGCCCGCTCCCTTTCATAGACAAGTACGTCAGACGCCTTCGGTCATCGGCTGACGTCGACCAGCAAACCATTCAAGCCCTAGCACCAGCACGATACCGCCGAGGGCCAACAGCACTGCCGCCAGCAACTGCGGATCCTGACCGGTGAGATCAGCATAGGCGCCGGGCAACAGATTCTGCTGCAACACCGGAACATTCTCCCCGCTGGAGTTGGTACGCCAGGTCAGCGTCTCCTTCCACGGCCAGACCTTGTTCAGCGAGCCGAGCATCAAGCCGGTGAGAAACGCCAGGGTCAGGTCACGCCAACGCTTGAGCAACCAGCTGAGAAACTTGGCAAAGCTCAGAAGCCCAACCATGCATCCTGCGGCAAAGATCCCCATGACACCGATATCGAAGCTTCTCACCGCACCGAGCACCACCGGGTAGAGGCCCAGTAGCACGAGAATGAAGCTGCCCGAAATACCTGGCAGGATCATCGCGCAGATCGCGATGGCACCGGCGAAGAACAGGCTCAGGCTGCTGCTGCCCCACTGCACCGGCGCGGCAACGGTGATCCAGTAGGCGAAACCGATACCGAGGCAGAAACTCACCAGACGCGAGAGGTTACGCCGCTGGATTTCCTTACCCACGAGATGCACCGAAACTAGAATCAGACCGAAGAAGAATGACCACACTGGAATCGGGTGCTCTTCCAATAGAAAGGTGATCAATCGAGCGAGGCTGAGAATGCTGGTCAGCACACCAGCAAACAGAACCAGCAGGAAACTGGCGTTGGCGGTCTTCCAGGCTTCGCCGAGGCGCCCGCGCAGCAGCGGGCGAACGGCGTAAGGAACGGCACTGATCGAACGCAACAACTCGTCGTAGATACCGGTGATAAACGCCACCGTACCGCCCGAGACACCGGGCACCACATCCGCCGCGCCCATGGCCATGCCTTTGGCGTACAACAATAAAGCGTTTTTCATGCTTCCTTCCGCTGAATGATCAAATCACAGGTCCATTGAGCAGCGGCACGAAACGTACGGTATCCAGAAGATGGCGTGAAAAGCCGTTGTCCTCTCGAATGATCAGCATGAGTTGCTGGACCTCGCCGGCACCCACTGGAATCACCAGTCGCCCACCGGGCGCCAGCTGATCGAGCAAGGCCTGCGGCACATCGGCTGCCGCTGCGGTGACGATGATGCCGTTGTAAGGCGCCAGCGCAGGCCAGCCCTCCCAACCATCGCCCCAGCGAAAGACCACATTGCGCAGCTTGAGTTCGACCAGGCGCTCCTTGGCCCGATCCTGCAAGGCCTGAATGCGCTCGACCGAGAACACCCGCTCGACCAGTTGCGCCAGCACGGCAGTCTGGTAGCCCGAACCGGTCCCGATCTCCAGAACCTTGTCCAGCGGGCCGTCGGCCAGCAACAGCTCGCTCATGCGCGCAACCATGAACGGCTGGGAAATAGTCTGATTGTGGCCAATCGGCAGCGCCGTATCTTCATAGGCACGGTGCGCCAGTGCTTCATCGACGAACAGATGGCGCGGAGTACGACGGATCACCTCGAGGACCTGGGGGTTCGACAGCCCTTCCTCGTAGAGGCGCTGTATGAGGCGATCACGGGTACGCTGAGAGGTCATCCCTGAGCCATGCAGCAGGCTGTCTTGTCCGCGATTCCTCACAGCACACTCTCCAGCCAGCTTTCGAGACCGCCGAAGGCCTCATGGAAGGTTCGATCCAGCTGCAGTGGCGTGATCGATACGTAGCCCTGCATCACCGCATGGAAATCGGTACCCGGCCCGCCGTCTTCGACGTCACCGGCCACCGAGATCCAGTAGCCTTCCTTGCCGCGCGGGTTGGCTTGCTTGACCGGCGGCTTGGCGCGACTGCGATGCCCCAGACGAGTCAGGCGAATGCCGCGGATATGGTCGAGGGGCAGGTTTGGCACGTTGACGCTGAGCACCGTACGTGGCGGCAGCTCCAGCTGGTCGTGCTTTTCGACCAGCATGCGCGCGATATGAGCGGCAGTCGGCAGGTTTTCCGTCGAGCGTGATACCAGCGAGAAGGCGAAAGCCGGACGCCCGGTGAAACGTCCTTCAATGGCCGCAGCAACCGTACCGGAATAGAGCACATCGTCGCCGAGATTGGCGCCGAGATTGATGCCTGAGACCACCATATCAGGCGCTTCCTCGAGCAGGCCGTTGAGGCCGAGGTGCACGCAATCGGTGGGCGAGCCGTTCAGGCCAATGAAGCCGTTCGGCATGCTTACCGGGTGAAGCGGGCGGTCCAGGGTAAGCGCGCTGCTGGCGCCGCTCATGTCCTGAATCGGGGCTACCACCTTGCACTCGGCATAGTCCGCCAGCGCGTCATAAAGCGCGGCGAGCCCGGGTGCATACACCCCGTCGTCGTTGGCGATCAGAATACGCATCAGATGTCCGTCTGCCCTGCCAGGCTGACCAGCTCACGCACCACGGCGGTGGCGAAGCATCCGGTCGGCAGGACGAATTCCAGTTGCAGAATGTCAGGCTCGGGATAATGCCACGACAAACCGCCGATGGGGAGGCGAAGAATGCGCCGTTCGTGCTTCATTCCAGCTTGCGCCAACCAATTGACGAGCGCTGAGTCAGTTGCGGCGACAGCATTTTCGAGCGCCTGTATTTCGTCGCCCGCCGGCGAGCCGTCAATTCCCCATAACGGACCGGTTGGATGCAGGTCCAGGATGGCAAGGCGCGGGTCGTTGCATTCCGCCGCCCCAGCCGGGAAAAAGCTGCGGCTGTCGGTGAATGCCAGCAGATCGCCAACTCTTGCCTGGTTCCAGCTGCCATCGGCAACCCGCGCGGCGAGTACCTTATTGAACAGATAGCTACGCCCCGCTGAGAGCAGGCGCGAGCGCAGATTGCGTTGCACTGGCAGCTCACCTTTGGCGGCGTACTCGCGCGCACCGTGCAGATTGCCGCCGTCATAGCCGAAACGCTGCAGGCCGAAATAGTTCGGCACGCCGTTGACCTTGATCCGTTGCAGGCGCGCATCGAGCGCGGCGTGTTCACCCTGCAATGCCCTCAGGCGCAGGCGGAAGCCGTTGGCCGAGTGCGCGCCACGCTGCAGCTTGCGCTGATGCCGGGTGCGTTTGAGGATCGCCAGGCCGTCGCTCTCGGCGGCGGCCAGATCGGGGTCGGCCTTGCCCGGCAGATGCAGACTGAACCATTGCCGGGTCAGCGCTTGCCGGTCTTTCAACCCGGCATAGCTGATCATCTTCAACGGCACGCCGGCGGCGCGGGCGATGCGCTTGGCGGCTTCCTCGGTATTCAGATTGCGCTTTTCCACCCACAACCAGAGGTGCTCGCCCTCTCCCGACAGCGGAATGTCGAGCACTTCGTCTACCTGGAAATCCTCCGCGACCGCCTTCAGTACGGCACTGCCGCAAGGTTCGCCATGGGCACGCGGCCCGAGCAACTGGTCTTCGGTCATGGGCGGACCAGCAAGGCAACCGCGTGAACGGCGATTCCCTCCTCACGCCCGGTGAAGCCGAGCTTTTCGGTGGTGGTGGCCTTCACGTTGACCTGATCCAGTTCGACTTGCAGGTCCGCAGCGATCAGCGCACGCATATCATCGATATGCGGTGCCATCTTCGGCGCCTGGGCAATGATCGTGGCGTCGACGTTGCCGACCACGTAGCCCTTAGCCTGCACTTGGGCCAGCACATGGCGCAGCAGCATACGGCTGTCGGCACCCTTGAACTGCGGGTCGGTATCGGGGAAGTGCTTGCCGATATCGCCCAGCGCCGCGGCCCCCAACAGCGCGTCGCTCAGAGCGTGCAGCAGTACGTCACCGTCGGAATGCGCCAGCAGCCCGAACCTGTGTGGAATCCTCACGCCGCCAAGCGTGATGTGGTCGCCCTCGCCGAAGCGGTGCACGTCGTAACCGTGGCCGATACGCATAGATGGAACACCCTGGAAAATCTCGAGGCGGCGATTCTACAGGACACGGCCGCAGCCCGAGGGCTTCGCTAGTCCGCTCAACCATCGACATTGCCAATAACCACCATCAGTCAAATCGATCTTATATCGGAAGTTACCGATATATAGTTCGCCTCATTCCGATATACACAACCCAGGCCAACTCATGCCGGACGACTTCGACGACATCATCAAGGCCCTCGCCCACCCGTTGCGTCGCGACATTCTGCGCTGGCTCAAGGAGCCGCAGCGCTACTTCGCCGAGCAGCACCACTCGCTGGAGAACGGTGTATGTGCCGGGCAGATCGACCAGCGTGCCGGCCTGTCGCAGTCAACCGTATCGGCCCACCTGGCGACCTTGCAGAAAGCCGGGCTGGTTACCAGCCAGAAGGTCGGCCAGTGGCATTTCTTCAAGCGCAACGACGCGGTCATCCAGGCTTTCGTCGAGCGCATCGGCCAGGAACTCTGAGCCCCTTCTCGCACCATCAGTAAAGGAGCGGTATCGCTATGCCCACGCTTTTCGACCCGATCAAGATCGGCGATTTGGAACTGAACAACCGCATCATCATGGCACCGCTGACGCGCTGCCGCGCCGAGCCCGGCCGCGTCCCCGGCGAGCTGATCGCCGAGTATTACGCCCAGCGCGCCGACGCCGGCCTGATCATTAGCGAAGCCACTTCAGTCACGCCGATGGGTGTTGGCTACCCGGACACCCCGGGTATATGGACCGCCGAGCAGGTTCAGGGCTGGAAGAAGGTCACCGATGCGGTGCATGCCAAGGGCGGCAAGATCGTCCTACAGCTTTGGCACGTAGGCCGCATCTCCGACCCAATCTATCTCGATGGCCAGCTGCCGGTCGCACCCAGCGCCATCAAACCGGCCGGCCATGTCAGCCTGGTTCGCCCGATGAAGGATTACGAAACGCCTCGTGCCCTGGAAACCAATGAAATCCCGGCCATCGTCGAGGCCTACCGCAAGGGGGCGGAGAACGCCAAGGAGGCTGGTTTCGACGGCGTGGAAATCCATGGCGCGAATGGCTACCTGCTCGACCAGTTCCTGCAGGACAGCACCAACAAGCGCACCGACGCCTACGGTGGCTCGCTGGAGAATCGCGCACGGCTGATGCTGGAAGTGACCGATGCCGCCATTTCCGTCTGGGGTGCCGGTCGCGTTGGCGTACACCTGGCGCCGCGTGCCGACTCCCATGACATGGGCGATTCCAACCGCGCGGAGACGTTTGGCTATGTGGCGCGCGAACTGGGCAAGCGCGGCGTTGCCTTTATCTGCACCCGCGAAAAGGCCGGCGAAGACAGCCTTGGCCCGCAACTGAAAGAGATCTTCGGCGGCGTCTACATCGCCAACGAGCGCTTCACCAAAGAGCAGGCCAACGCCTGGCTGGCTGATGGCAAGGCCGATGCGGTCGCATTCGGCATTCCGTACATCGCCAACCCTGATCTGGTCGAGCGCTTGCGCCAGGACGCGCCGCTGAACGAGCCCAAGCCGGAGCTGTTCTACGCTCAGGGTCCGGTGGGCTATACCGATTATCCGTCGCTCTAGCTCCTTGCGACGGAAGGCCCGACCGGCA includes:
- a CDS encoding sodium:solute symporter family protein, with the translated sequence MLDLLIVLAFIVYGLSAGMRARTKASQSLDEYFLAGRTIKGWRAGVSMSATQFAADTPLLVSGLVATAGVFALWRLWIYGLAFLLLAWVFASGWRRAGVLTDAELTRVRYSGPAVVPLRLFKAIYYGTVINCVVLAMVLVAAIRIAEVFLPWHEWLPGGIYAVITGAVESSGIRLGESISGLDQLTTSTNNLISILLILAFTAMYSITGGLRAVVQTDVMQFSVAMLGTLAYAWFVVDAAGGLGGLTDRIVELYGSEQAAKMLSFAPPSNAGEALMPFLVIVGLQWLFQMNSDGTGYLAQRSMACPTDREARIAGLVFTWLQIFLRSLFWLAIAIGLLVLYPFSPEEMNGEGFTAAREALFVTGIDELLPPGFRGLMLVGLLAALASTVDTHLNWGASYWSNDVYGGVVAPKLLKRKPKDKELVLVARLSNVLILLIAMVIMANLGSIQTAWFISLLFGAGMGSVLVLRWLWERINLYSELTAMVTSLITAPLLLYFLGTDPEREWIRLGIMSLVTCSAAILVSYVTPPTDQQTLDRFYRRVRPFGFWGKTATRCGVTRRDSIKALGARLFAVVVTALSVFTLLIGVGRLLFPQPGGSALLAWICIAVGLALMPVWMYLAFSRYFDDSREEDVPELQLKHADVAG
- a CDS encoding GNAT family N-acetyltransferase is translated as MSALAYSQLPHHLQPLLAKFYRAHNSRNRIRTEAVCWVAKRGDIVGGLCLTPVEEGQFLTGLLVTPTERNRGIGAQLVRNAVASSAGPVWLFCKPELVDFYSRLGFSVANRLPAALADRLTRYRRSKTLVALQNDRRMMSVPNATLKIAIACLLDECGRILVVRKRGTRFFMLPGGKAEIGETPLQTLRRELQEELDLPLEDNDFDPLGHFQAPAANEPDHQVEADVFIARLPRAVTVHAELEEMGWLEAAPCERDDIAPLLRSHVMPALLARMAQAESVACCAEPSDQGEIGSLAGKVSSIASSS
- the rpoS gene encoding RNA polymerase sigma factor RpoS; this encodes MALKDQALEFDVDDAVLLMETPIHLDQKSNVTRAATAGRPKAASSKQHKFIDYNRALDATQLYLNEIGFSPLLTPEEEVHFARLAQKGDPAGRKRMIESNLRLVVKIARRYVNRGLSLLDLVEEGNLGLIRAVEKFDPERGFRFSTYATWWIRQTIERAIMNQTRTIRLPIHVVKELNVYLRAARELTQKLDHEPSPEEIANLLEKPVGEVKRMLGLNERVTSVDVSLGPDTDKTLLDTLTDDRPTDPCELLLDDDLSNSIDQWLSDLSEKQREVVIRRFGLRGHEASTLEEVGQEIGLTRERVRQIQVEALRRLREILERNGLSSDALFQ
- a CDS encoding peptidoglycan DD-metalloendopeptidase family protein — encoded protein: MVRSMLGVLVITGTLVGCASSPQGGGVQVVDRNQRDRVTSGQYIVRRGDTLWSIAFRFGWDWRELARVNGIQPPHVIYPGQKIRFDGGSSRVASAAPRPAPQPAPAPAPSSPVVVATPIPRQPAITTPSSQPPAAPPASTQVTPVARSASGWAWPANGAIIGRFSSNGSLNKGIDIAGELGQPVLAASDGTVVYAGSGLRGYGELVIIKHSDTYVSAYGHNRRLLVREGQQVKAGQSIAEMGSTGTDRVKLHFEIRRQGKPVDPLQYLPRR
- a CDS encoding DUF368 domain-containing protein, with the translated sequence MKNALLLYAKGMAMGAADVVPGVSGGTVAFITGIYDELLRSISAVPYAVRPLLRGRLGEAWKTANASFLLVLFAGVLTSILSLARLITFLLEEHPIPVWSFFFGLILVSVHLVGKEIQRRNLSRLVSFCLGIGFAYWITVAAPVQWGSSSLSLFFAGAIAICAMILPGISGSFILVLLGLYPVVLGAVRSFDIGVMGIFAAGCMVGLLSFAKFLSWLLKRWRDLTLAFLTGLMLGSLNKVWPWKETLTWRTNSSGENVPVLQQNLLPGAYADLTGQDPQLLAAVLLALGGIVLVLGLEWFAGRRQPMTEGV
- a CDS encoding protein-L-isoaspartate(D-aspartate) O-methyltransferase, which produces MTSQRTRDRLIQRLYEEGLSNPQVLEVIRRTPRHLFVDEALAHRAYEDTALPIGHNQTISQPFMVARMSELLLADGPLDKVLEIGTGSGYQTAVLAQLVERVFSVERIQALQDRAKERLVELKLRNVVFRWGDGWEGWPALAPYNGIIVTAAAADVPQALLDQLAPGGRLVIPVGAGEVQQLMLIIREDNGFSRHLLDTVRFVPLLNGPVI
- the surE gene encoding 5'/3'-nucleotidase SurE — its product is MRILIANDDGVYAPGLAALYDALADYAECKVVAPIQDMSGASSALTLDRPLHPVSMPNGFIGLNGSPTDCVHLGLNGLLEEAPDMVVSGINLGANLGDDVLYSGTVAAAIEGRFTGRPAFAFSLVSRSTENLPTAAHIARMLVEKHDQLELPPRTVLSVNVPNLPLDHIRGIRLTRLGHRSRAKPPVKQANPRGKEGYWISVAGDVEDGGPGTDFHAVMQGYVSITPLQLDRTFHEAFGGLESWLESVL
- the truD gene encoding tRNA pseudouridine(13) synthase TruD, which gives rise to MTEDQLLGPRAHGEPCGSAVLKAVAEDFQVDEVLDIPLSGEGEHLWLWVEKRNLNTEEAAKRIARAAGVPLKMISYAGLKDRQALTRQWFSLHLPGKADPDLAAAESDGLAILKRTRHQRKLQRGAHSANGFRLRLRALQGEHAALDARLQRIKVNGVPNYFGLQRFGYDGGNLHGAREYAAKGELPVQRNLRSRLLSAGRSYLFNKVLAARVADGSWNQARVGDLLAFTDSRSFFPAGAAECNDPRLAILDLHPTGPLWGIDGSPAGDEIQALENAVAATDSALVNWLAQAGMKHERRILRLPIGGLSWHYPEPDILQLEFVLPTGCFATAVVRELVSLAGQTDI
- the ispF gene encoding 2-C-methyl-D-erythritol 2,4-cyclodiphosphate synthase — encoded protein: MRIGHGYDVHRFGEGDHITLGGVRIPHRFGLLAHSDGDVLLHALSDALLGAAALGDIGKHFPDTDPQFKGADSRMLLRHVLAQVQAKGYVVGNVDATIIAQAPKMAPHIDDMRALIAADLQVELDQVNVKATTTEKLGFTGREEGIAVHAVALLVRP
- a CDS encoding ArsR/SmtB family transcription factor produces the protein MPDDFDDIIKALAHPLRRDILRWLKEPQRYFAEQHHSLENGVCAGQIDQRAGLSQSTVSAHLATLQKAGLVTSQKVGQWHFFKRNDAVIQAFVERIGQEL
- a CDS encoding alkene reductase; its protein translation is MPTLFDPIKIGDLELNNRIIMAPLTRCRAEPGRVPGELIAEYYAQRADAGLIISEATSVTPMGVGYPDTPGIWTAEQVQGWKKVTDAVHAKGGKIVLQLWHVGRISDPIYLDGQLPVAPSAIKPAGHVSLVRPMKDYETPRALETNEIPAIVEAYRKGAENAKEAGFDGVEIHGANGYLLDQFLQDSTNKRTDAYGGSLENRARLMLEVTDAAISVWGAGRVGVHLAPRADSHDMGDSNRAETFGYVARELGKRGVAFICTREKAGEDSLGPQLKEIFGGVYIANERFTKEQANAWLADGKADAVAFGIPYIANPDLVERLRQDAPLNEPKPELFYAQGPVGYTDYPSL